One window of Streptococcus suis genomic DNA carries:
- the ruvA gene encoding Holliday junction branch migration protein RuvA, translating into MYDYIKGKLTKITAKYIVIEVTGIGYILHVANPYAFSGHVNQEVTVYTHQVIREDAHLLYGFMTEAEKSVFLSLISVSGIGPTTALAIIAVDDNDGLVRAIEQKNITYLTKFPKIGKKTAQQMVLDLEGRFVMSEETGPVETSAPTSENHALEEAMEAMEALGYRPAELKKIKKFFDGTTDTAENYIKSALKMLMK; encoded by the coding sequence ATGTACGACTATATCAAAGGAAAACTTACGAAAATCACTGCTAAATACATCGTCATTGAAGTGACGGGTATTGGCTACATTCTTCATGTGGCCAATCCTTACGCTTTTTCTGGCCATGTCAACCAAGAAGTGACGGTGTACACGCATCAAGTCATTCGAGAAGATGCCCACTTGCTTTACGGATTTATGACAGAAGCTGAAAAGTCTGTCTTTCTCAGCCTGATTTCTGTGTCTGGTATCGGTCCGACAACAGCTCTAGCCATCATTGCCGTGGATGATAATGACGGGCTGGTTCGGGCCATTGAGCAGAAAAATATTACCTACCTGACCAAGTTTCCGAAAATCGGTAAAAAAACAGCCCAGCAAATGGTGCTGGACTTGGAAGGCAGGTTTGTTATGAGCGAAGAAACAGGTCCCGTCGAAACGTCGGCTCCGACCAGTGAAAATCATGCCTTGGAAGAAGCAATGGAGGCAATGGAGGCACTCGGCTACCGACCGGCTGAACTCAAGAAAATCAAGAAATTCTTCGACGGCACGACCGATACCGCTGAGAATTACATCAAGTCCGCCCTCAAGATGTTGATGAAGTGA
- the mutL gene encoding DNA mismatch repair endonuclease MutL, protein MTNERIKTNHIIELPDILANQIAAGEVIERPASVVKELLENSIDAGATQIQIVIEEAGLKTIQITDNGEGIAHDEVRLALRRHATSKIKNQADLFRIRTLGFRGEALPSIASVSQMVIETATADHPHGILLEAKGGVVEKEEPISRPVGTQMTVSDLFYNTPARLKYVRSQQAELSHIIDVVNRLSLAHPEISFTLINEGRELLATAGTGNLRQAISGVYGIASAKKMVEIVAEDLDFQVSGYVSLPELTRANRNYISIFINGRYIKNFLLNRAILEGYGSKLMVGRFPLAVIAIEIDPYLADVNVHPTKQEVRISKEKELMQLIREAIAQALKEQGLIPDALENLAKSSTRTKVKAEQTTLPLRETNLYYDTVKQDFFLKPEVVAEEIASLEMVEQSSQPEPKAAAIKFAQRLSADEQDAEHPALSQKELAKLANQLDQEQTSTFPELEYFGQMHGTYLFAQGKGGLYIIDQHAAQERVKYEYYREKIGEVDNSAQQLLVPYIFEFPQNDALTLSSKLDSLRQVGINLEEYGSNQFILREHPIWMQEEEIESGVYEMCDMLLLTDQVSIKQYRAELAIMMSCKRSIKANHALDDYSARDLIRQLSHTKNPYNCPHGRPVLVNFSKSDMEKMFRRIQENHTSLRELGKY, encoded by the coding sequence ATGACAAATGAGAGAATTAAAACAAATCATATTATTGAATTGCCAGATATTTTAGCCAATCAGATTGCAGCCGGAGAGGTCATTGAGCGTCCGGCCAGTGTCGTTAAGGAGCTTTTGGAAAATTCCATCGATGCAGGCGCGACTCAGATTCAGATTGTGATTGAAGAAGCGGGGCTCAAGACCATTCAAATTACGGACAACGGCGAGGGCATTGCGCATGATGAGGTGCGCTTGGCCCTTCGCCGTCATGCGACTAGCAAGATAAAAAATCAAGCGGACCTTTTTCGTATTCGGACCTTGGGTTTTCGTGGTGAGGCCCTGCCCTCTATCGCCTCTGTCAGCCAGATGGTGATTGAAACGGCCACTGCGGATCATCCTCACGGCATCTTGCTGGAGGCTAAGGGCGGGGTGGTTGAAAAAGAAGAACCTATCAGCCGTCCAGTCGGGACTCAGATGACGGTTTCGGATTTATTTTACAATACCCCTGCTCGGCTCAAATATGTCCGCAGCCAGCAGGCCGAATTGTCTCACATTATCGACGTTGTCAACCGTCTCAGTCTAGCCCATCCAGAAATCAGCTTTACTCTGATAAATGAAGGTCGGGAATTGCTTGCCACTGCTGGAACAGGCAATCTCCGTCAGGCCATTTCTGGTGTCTACGGCATTGCATCGGCTAAGAAAATGGTTGAAATTGTTGCCGAGGACTTGGATTTTCAGGTGTCGGGCTATGTTTCCTTACCCGAATTGACCCGGGCCAACCGCAACTACATCAGCATTTTCATCAACGGCCGCTACATCAAGAATTTCCTGCTTAACCGAGCGATTTTGGAAGGATATGGCAGTAAGCTCATGGTCGGACGTTTTCCACTGGCGGTGATTGCCATTGAGATTGACCCTTATCTGGCTGATGTCAATGTCCATCCGACCAAGCAGGAAGTCCGTATTTCCAAGGAAAAGGAGCTGATGCAGCTCATTCGTGAAGCCATTGCTCAAGCCCTCAAGGAGCAAGGTTTGATTCCAGATGCTCTGGAAAATCTGGCCAAGTCCAGTACCCGGACCAAGGTCAAGGCTGAGCAGACGACGTTACCGTTGCGTGAGACCAATCTCTACTACGACACGGTCAAGCAAGATTTCTTCCTCAAGCCAGAGGTTGTGGCGGAGGAGATTGCGTCATTGGAAATGGTAGAGCAGTCGAGTCAGCCTGAGCCTAAGGCCGCAGCTATCAAATTTGCCCAGCGTTTGTCAGCAGACGAGCAGGATGCCGAGCATCCAGCCCTCAGTCAGAAAGAATTAGCCAAGTTGGCCAATCAGCTGGACCAAGAACAGACGTCAACCTTCCCAGAATTGGAATATTTTGGTCAGATGCACGGAACCTATCTCTTCGCTCAAGGAAAGGGCGGTCTCTATATCATCGACCAGCACGCTGCTCAGGAGCGGGTCAAGTACGAATATTACCGGGAGAAAATTGGCGAGGTGGACAATTCTGCCCAGCAACTTTTAGTGCCTTACATTTTTGAATTTCCGCAAAATGATGCCCTGACCCTGTCCAGTAAGTTGGACAGCCTGCGCCAGGTCGGCATCAATCTAGAAGAGTACGGTAGCAACCAATTCATCCTGCGGGAACATCCGATATGGATGCAGGAAGAGGAAATTGAGTCTGGGGTCTATGAGATGTGTGACATGTTGCTCTTGACCGACCAAGTTTCCATCAAGCAGTATCGGGCTGAGTTGGCTATTATGATGTCCTGCAAGCGGTCGATTAAGGCTAACCATGCCTTGGATGACTATTCGGCGCGTGACCTCATTCGCCAGCTGTCCCACACGAAAAATCCTTATAACTGTCCGCACGGTCGCCCAGTTTTAGTCAACTTCAGCAAGTCGGACATGGAAAAAATGTTCCGTCGCATTCAAGAAAATCACACCTCTTTACGAGAATTAGGAAAGTATTAG
- a CDS encoding DUF3021 domain-containing protein: MKKYLLSASLGVTIGSLISIVMASFFGEGYYLPINPHSTMGAIYLERFSQPLIMLISVVIWGAIGVLFQVADKIFEQDWSLVRMMVMHFLVTAIGFTPLSILAGWFPVNLAGLLFFWMLFILIYALIYWFNIHQMRQQIERINRSLDK, encoded by the coding sequence ATGAAAAAATATCTCTTATCGGCATCTTTGGGTGTCACCATTGGTAGTTTAATTTCAATTGTTATGGCAAGCTTCTTTGGCGAAGGTTACTATTTGCCAATTAATCCTCATTCGACCATGGGAGCCATTTATCTGGAGCGGTTTTCGCAGCCGCTGATTATGCTGATTTCGGTTGTTATTTGGGGGGCAATTGGTGTGCTCTTCCAAGTTGCGGACAAGATTTTTGAGCAAGATTGGAGCTTGGTTCGGATGATGGTGATGCATTTTCTGGTAACGGCAATCGGTTTTACACCGCTATCGATTTTAGCGGGATGGTTTCCAGTCAATCTTGCTGGACTGCTCTTTTTCTGGATGCTCTTTATCTTGATTTATGCCTTGATTTATTGGTTTAATATCCATCAGATGCGCCAACAAATTGAACGAATCAATCGTTCTTTGGATAAATAA
- a CDS encoding LytTR family DNA-binding domain-containing protein, translating into MKVKVAISPEILEDLVTVEARKLTSQISSLVEMIETFGRQAERLTVKKGEEVHLLELSEIYRLYLENKILQIETRDAVYQSDLRLYQVKEVLSLDFLQVSQSEIINLKQLGHLKQTPNGLVKLVMKNGAGTYSSRRYLKVIKERLGL; encoded by the coding sequence ATGAAAGTGAAGGTTGCTATCTCGCCCGAAATCCTAGAAGATTTGGTTACGGTTGAAGCGAGAAAATTAACATCACAGATTAGTAGCTTGGTGGAAATGATTGAGACCTTTGGTAGGCAGGCGGAGCGTCTGACGGTCAAAAAAGGTGAGGAGGTTCACTTGTTGGAGTTGTCGGAGATTTACCGGCTCTATTTGGAAAATAAAATATTGCAGATTGAGACGAGGGATGCAGTTTACCAGTCAGATTTGCGGCTTTATCAGGTCAAGGAGGTATTGTCATTGGATTTTCTACAGGTCTCTCAGTCAGAAATCATCAACTTGAAGCAATTGGGTCACTTAAAACAGACACCTAATGGCTTGGTCAAGTTAGTCATGAAAAATGGGGCGGGAACATATTCCTCTCGCCGTTATTTGAAAGTTATTAAAGAAAGGTTAGGATTATGA
- a CDS encoding magnesium transporter CorA family protein, giving the protein MKKITTTHFTWLVADAGETKDIDFLKENLHLDSEILSYVLDKNEFARLEYDKHSQELLVIYNALRSNSKSDLTYQTAPVSFFVSGNQLLTIFGEDTNYLQASFERILQRRQDATMLEFVFTALFLISKAYFPVLEKLNRKSSELNRVLRDETTKKSLFELSDLGTGLVYLASASKHNALLLEQLQGQAFYKSLSEDEMEQLEDAHIEARQLMEMTNLSAQVIEKLEGTYNNVLNNNLNDTMKTMTKLSILLAIPAIVTGFFGMNVELPSIFMKISQSWFWVIVLSAGLWVVIALFLNRIMRKETRR; this is encoded by the coding sequence ATGAAAAAAATCACGACAACTCATTTTACATGGTTGGTAGCTGATGCGGGCGAGACAAAAGATATTGATTTTTTGAAGGAAAACCTCCATTTGGATTCGGAAATCCTATCCTATGTATTGGACAAAAATGAATTCGCGCGCTTGGAATATGATAAACATAGTCAGGAACTTTTGGTGATTTACAATGCCCTGCGTTCAAATTCTAAGTCAGATTTGACCTACCAGACAGCTCCGGTGTCTTTCTTTGTATCTGGCAATCAGTTACTGACGATTTTTGGTGAGGATACCAATTATCTGCAGGCCAGTTTTGAACGAATATTGCAAAGGCGACAGGATGCGACCATGCTAGAATTTGTTTTCACTGCCCTGTTTCTGATTTCAAAAGCCTATTTCCCAGTTCTGGAGAAATTGAACCGCAAAAGTTCGGAATTGAACAGGGTGTTGCGCGATGAGACGACCAAAAAATCTCTTTTTGAATTGTCAGATTTGGGAACTGGTTTGGTCTATCTGGCCTCAGCTAGTAAGCATAACGCGTTACTATTAGAACAATTGCAAGGGCAGGCCTTTTACAAAAGTTTGTCGGAAGATGAAATGGAACAATTGGAAGATGCTCATATCGAGGCCCGTCAGTTGATGGAGATGACCAATCTATCGGCCCAAGTCATCGAGAAGTTGGAAGGTACCTACAATAACGTTCTCAACAACAATCTAAACGATACCATGAAAACTATGACCAAATTATCTATCCTTTTGGCCATCCCAGCCATTGTCACAGGATTTTTCGGTATGAACGTGGAACTTCCTAGTATTTTCATGAAAATCAGCCAGTCTTGGTTTTGGGTCATTGTCCTCTCGGCGGGGCTGTGGGTAGTGATTGCACTCTTTCTCAATCGCATTATGCGCAAGGAGACTAGACGTTAA